In one window of Chloroflexota bacterium DNA:
- a CDS encoding DMT family transporter, giving the protein MNTITVSLRKFIARQNALGTLSFWTFAALASHSAWGTYPVFTRYLQTISRVPSLSLNGFANVIVLLFFVILFARRINWQVFRRRSLWLFALIVVLRSTTNLFSTRYTLAMYVQIITMTTPFIIALLGVTLLRERLVPYTGRALMLSVIGTLLMVVGDPFHAGADLALKSSDWLGIGLALASAFFLALYMVLIRRSVQRDISPESLLVMQAGALAVTMTMTSALVGEDWSRWQTLAWGDWAVFAAFVSVTIIAGSVFQMSSLKHLKAAFFSSLMPWRFVITFLLATVMLGERITSAWQALGMFVVFATITWYVWKQNTQSKINHDAPVE; this is encoded by the coding sequence ATGAACACAATCACCGTATCGTTGCGAAAATTCATCGCGCGACAAAACGCACTGGGAACGTTGTCATTTTGGACGTTTGCCGCGCTTGCTTCGCATTCGGCGTGGGGCACGTATCCAGTGTTCACGCGCTATTTGCAGACGATCAGTCGCGTGCCCAGTTTGTCGCTCAACGGCTTTGCCAACGTCATCGTCCTGTTGTTCTTTGTTATACTTTTCGCGCGACGCATCAACTGGCAAGTGTTTCGCCGTCGCTCGTTGTGGCTGTTCGCGCTGATCGTCGTGCTGCGCTCGACGACGAATTTGTTTTCGACGCGGTACACGCTCGCGATGTACGTCCAGATCATCACGATGACAACGCCGTTCATCATCGCATTGCTCGGCGTGACACTGTTACGCGAGCGACTCGTGCCGTACACCGGGCGCGCACTGATGCTGTCGGTCATCGGCACGTTGTTGATGGTCGTCGGCGATCCGTTTCACGCGGGTGCAGACCTCGCGCTCAAATCGTCCGACTGGCTGGGCATCGGTCTCGCGTTGGCGAGCGCGTTTTTTCTCGCGCTGTACATGGTGCTCATTCGCCGTTCCGTTCAACGCGACATCTCGCCCGAATCGTTGTTGGTGATGCAAGCCGGCGCACTCGCGGTGACGATGACGATGACGAGCGCGCTTGTTGGCGAGGACTGGTCGCGTTGGCAAACGCTGGCGTGGGGCGACTGGGCAGTGTTCGCCGCGTTCGTGAGTGTGACCATCATCGCGGGCAGTGTGTTTCAAATGTCATCACTCAAACATCTCAAGGCGGCGTTCTTCAGCAGTCTGATGCCGTGGCGATTCGTCATCACGTTCTTGCTCGCGACCGTGATGCTGGGCGAGCGCATCACGTCGGCGTGGCAGGCGCTGGGGATGTTCGTCGTGTTCGCGACGATCACGTGGTACGTGTGGAAGCAGAATACGCAAAGCAAGATAAATCACGACGCGCCGGTGGAATGA
- a CDS encoding tetratricopeptide repeat protein, which translates to MPTPPRNPYIAGKALGDPRGFFGREDVFRVVETVLSSPDQNSVVLFGQRRIGKTSILLNLRSRLASSHFVPVYFDLMDRARKSLAEVSFELAATIAQELRLPQLARTDFDNEGRGFRDKFLPTVYTTLGDNRLVLLFDEFDVLNVGAEEKLAPTSAAFAFFPYLRDLMTNEPRLAFVFVVGRKAEELSIEFKSAFKASRFYRVSVLDNEAARALVRTAERDHLLYFTNAAVTRVLDLTARHPYFTQLICQLLFERAYANEPLRVEITPADVDEIVPKVLEAGENIFEWIWDGLPPAERVIFSVIASGTDEQTVITDDRLTSILQTQGIRILIRELELAPKTLVEREMLKQIDGGSKFFVELLRRWVVERKPLPKVKDELDRVVPLAETLYQGATGFYRRSDLESAIIQLQSALNVNPNHLKARLLLGDIYRAQGKFDDAVRELEEAYKIDDAGSRVALERALLQRATTRELFENAVRDYDRILTISPNSREAMERRIAMWIQRGEIALADADLETARTAFTEAKAIERVAQVDILLRKRELEQQVALAEKLTQGEEWEAAITVYQRLVEADPKEERWQDGLERSKQEQEIARQYSEGLGAMQQGKESDAQRAFANVIYVRPDYKDAAQMLTKAILSERGVSDPREQSKEKEEFERRQNAVIEHRKREEQLKLEELAQKHEAERRRRVRPRTLSRIGIVIMLHIAFYSLAGGVLSSVADRFISSWYLASIEVSNSIAFFGILGVSSGILLVENDLSSRNCALLDDGNNWFVINLILLLIVFFFASASMAVAGIMGLVTYLVFGQSIGFYIGFSLINSVAFLWIIQWGSESRKFL; encoded by the coding sequence ATGCCTACCCCACCCCGCAATCCGTACATTGCCGGTAAAGCACTTGGCGACCCGCGCGGTTTCTTCGGACGCGAGGATGTATTCCGCGTCGTCGAAACTGTGCTTTCCTCACCTGACCAAAATTCGGTTGTCCTCTTTGGTCAGCGACGTATTGGCAAGACGTCTATCCTGCTCAACCTTCGTTCGCGCCTGGCTTCCTCCCATTTCGTTCCCGTTTATTTCGATTTGATGGATCGCGCGCGTAAATCGCTCGCGGAAGTTTCGTTTGAGCTTGCCGCGACGATCGCACAAGAATTGCGTTTACCCCAACTTGCGCGCACCGATTTTGACAACGAAGGGCGTGGCTTTCGCGACAAATTTTTGCCGACGGTCTACACCACGCTCGGCGATAACCGCTTGGTTCTACTATTCGATGAATTCGATGTGTTAAACGTTGGTGCGGAAGAAAAACTTGCGCCGACCTCTGCCGCGTTTGCGTTCTTTCCATATCTGCGTGATTTGATGACAAATGAACCGCGACTGGCTTTTGTGTTCGTTGTCGGACGCAAGGCAGAAGAATTGAGCATCGAGTTCAAGTCGGCATTCAAAGCATCGCGGTTTTATCGCGTTTCCGTTTTGGACAATGAAGCTGCGCGTGCACTTGTTCGCACCGCTGAGCGCGATCACCTGTTGTATTTCACCAACGCCGCGGTAACACGTGTGTTAGACTTGACCGCGCGGCATCCGTACTTTACACAATTGATTTGCCAACTTTTGTTCGAGCGCGCGTACGCGAACGAACCGCTACGCGTTGAAATCACGCCCGCTGATGTGGACGAGATTGTGCCAAAGGTGTTGGAAGCCGGCGAGAATATTTTCGAATGGATTTGGGATGGCTTGCCGCCCGCTGAACGCGTCATCTTTTCCGTGATTGCGTCCGGCACGGACGAGCAAACCGTTATCACCGATGACCGGTTGACCTCGATTTTGCAAACGCAAGGCATTCGCATTCTGATCCGCGAATTGGAACTCGCGCCGAAAACGCTCGTCGAGCGGGAGATGCTCAAACAGATCGATGGTGGCTCCAAGTTCTTTGTCGAGTTGTTGCGACGGTGGGTCGTTGAGCGAAAGCCATTGCCCAAGGTAAAAGATGAGTTGGATCGCGTTGTGCCGCTTGCGGAAACACTTTACCAAGGCGCAACCGGATTTTACCGGCGCAGTGATTTGGAAAGTGCGATTATACAATTGCAAAGCGCGCTCAATGTCAACCCAAATCATTTGAAGGCGCGATTGTTGCTTGGCGATATTTATCGCGCGCAAGGCAAGTTTGATGACGCGGTGCGGGAATTGGAAGAAGCGTACAAGATTGATGATGCTGGGAGTCGTGTTGCACTTGAGCGAGCACTATTGCAAAGAGCAACCACAAGGGAACTTTTCGAAAACGCGGTGAGGGATTATGACCGTATCCTAACTATTTCTCCAAACAGCAGAGAGGCAATGGAACGTCGCATTGCGATGTGGATACAGCGTGGTGAAATTGCACTTGCTGACGCTGATCTAGAAACTGCACGCACTGCCTTTACAGAGGCAAAAGCAATAGAAAGAGTTGCTCAGGTAGATATACTTTTGCGGAAACGCGAACTTGAGCAACAAGTCGCATTGGCAGAAAAACTAACACAAGGCGAAGAATGGGAAGCGGCTATTACCGTGTATCAGCGGCTTGTTGAAGCGGATCCCAAAGAGGAACGTTGGCAAGACGGATTGGAAAGATCAAAGCAGGAACAGGAGATTGCACGACAATATTCCGAAGGGTTAGGCGCAATGCAACAAGGCAAGGAATCTGATGCACAACGGGCTTTTGCCAATGTTATCTACGTTCGTCCTGACTACAAAGATGCCGCCCAAATGCTTACCAAAGCAATCTTGTCCGAAAGAGGTGTGTCTGATCCACGAGAACAATCGAAAGAGAAAGAGGAATTTGAAAGAAGACAAAACGCGGTTATCGAGCACAGAAAGAGAGAAGAACAACTGAAGCTAGAAGAACTGGCACAGAAACATGAAGCAGAGAGGCGTCGGCGGGTACGTCCTCGCACTTTATCGCGAATTGGAATTGTTATCATGCTCCATATCGCCTTCTATTCTTTGGCAGGTGGCGTTCTCTCATCCGTTGCAGATAGATTCATTTCTTCTTGGTACCTCGCCTCAATTGAAGTCTCTAATAGTATAGCATTCTTTGGCATCCTTGGCGTTTCGTCCGGCATACTCTTGGTCGAAAACGATCTATCTTCCCGCAACTGCGCTCTCCTAGACGATGGAAACAATTGGTTTGTTATTAACCTAATTTTACTTCTCATAGTTTTCTTTTTTGCATCAGCCAGCATGGCAGTAGCAGGAATTATGGGCTTGGTGACTTATCTTGTATTTGGTCAATCTATTGGGTTCTATATTGGATTCAGCTTGATAAACAGTGTTGCATTTCTATGGATTATTCAATGGGGTTCAGAATCTCGCAAGTTCCTGTAA
- the gltB gene encoding glutamate synthase large subunit yields MQTDSASSATNWHVPQRVHIAATDLPATLAERAACGTGFITHLSAQPAHAIVRDALSIVARLAHRGAVSADGRTGDGSGILTQIPHTLFARELESRATKIPARGDLGVGMLFLPRDESHARAKSIIARAFESRAIPLLAWREAPIDLDALGEHARKTRPQIEQVIVARPAHLDGDAFERALFLARKEIERRAREQELRVYVSSLSARTIVYKGLFVASQLPRFYRDLADPLYESAFALFHQRYSTNTFPTWERAQPFRMLCHNGEINTLQGNLAWMRAREPFLASEMWSHESLAPIIDTDGSDSAMLDNALELLTLSGRDAAHAQMMLMPEAWEKVQDMPAHWKAFYRYHATLMEPWDGPAAVAFSDGRVVGMTLDRNGLRPARYLVTDDGLVVASSEAGALEVDPGRVIEKGKLGPGQMIVADLARGELWHNERVKDFYASRAPYGEWLDANIRTLSAEEQGSKGAEEITSPLLHSTSAPLLTLHAAFGYTDEELGVIVKPMANDGAEPIGSMGDDTPHAVLSDFERPLYHFFRQRFAQVTNPPIDPLREELVMSVRAILGARGNVLTEAPAHARVLELASPILTDDQLDTIRARNDAFPHATLDATFDARDPDALERAVGRVCREAQRAAENGETILILSDRAISATRAPIPMLLAVSAVHHHLLRIGKRWRTSLIAEVGDARDVHQFACLIGFGANALNPYLALASARAASKKDLVADRAEENFVHAAEKGILKIMSKMGIATLDAYHGAQIFEIIGIDHAVVARNFPGTPAHVGGIGLRVIAQKVLEHHAHAFHRASTHLKNYGFFKYKKDGEHHTYNPPVVQTLHAAVRTPGALNGGFREAFAKYRDYVSAVHTRTTEISDHLDIAFGNAIPISRVEPASAIIQRFSAAAMSHGALSLEAHIAMTEALNRLGAKSNSGEGGEAPARYNSSANSRIKQVASGRFGVTPAYLMSADELQIKMAQGSKPGEGGQLPSHKVTAEIAAIRYSQPGIALISPPPHHDIYSIEDLAQLIYDLKRINPRARVSVKLVAESGVGTIAAGVAKAFADIVQISGHSGGTGASPLSSIKHVGAPWEIGLVETQHVLVANDLRGRVRIRVDGGFKTARHVIVAALLGADEFSFGTAPLIASGCVMARACHLNTCPTGIATQKEELRKKFPNQPEWIMAFFQFLAEETREYLAALGARSLDEIIGRVERLSIATRHTSMPVGAPSEMAMAMAE; encoded by the coding sequence ATGCAAACCGACTCCGCCTCTTCCGCGACGAATTGGCACGTGCCCCAGCGCGTTCACATCGCCGCGACCGATTTGCCGGCGACGCTCGCCGAACGCGCGGCGTGCGGCACCGGATTTATCACGCACCTCTCCGCGCAACCCGCGCACGCGATTGTGCGCGATGCGCTCTCCATCGTGGCGCGGCTCGCGCATCGCGGCGCGGTCTCTGCCGATGGTCGCACCGGCGACGGCTCCGGCATCCTCACGCAAATTCCCCATACACTTTTTGCGCGCGAATTGGAATCACGCGCGACTAAAATACCGGCACGCGGCGACCTGGGTGTCGGTATGCTGTTTCTCCCGCGCGATGAATCACACGCGCGCGCGAAATCCATCATCGCCCGCGCGTTTGAATCGCGCGCGATTCCCTTGCTCGCATGGCGCGAGGCACCGATTGATCTTGACGCGCTGGGCGAACACGCGCGCAAAACGCGTCCGCAGATCGAGCAGGTCATCGTCGCGCGACCAGCGCATCTCGACGGCGACGCGTTTGAACGCGCGCTCTTTCTCGCGCGCAAAGAGATCGAGCGACGCGCTCGTGAACAAGAATTGCGCGTCTATGTGTCGTCGCTCTCCGCGCGTACCATTGTTTACAAAGGTCTTTTCGTCGCGTCACAACTCCCGCGCTTTTATCGCGATCTAGCCGATCCGCTGTACGAATCCGCGTTCGCGCTCTTCCATCAACGCTACTCGACGAACACCTTCCCGACCTGGGAACGCGCGCAGCCGTTTCGCATGTTGTGCCACAACGGCGAGATCAACACCTTGCAAGGCAACCTCGCGTGGATGCGCGCACGCGAACCGTTCCTCGCGTCCGAGATGTGGAGTCATGAATCGCTCGCGCCGATCATTGATACGGACGGCAGCGACTCAGCAATGCTCGATAACGCGCTCGAATTATTGACGCTGTCCGGGCGCGATGCCGCGCACGCACAAATGATGCTGATGCCTGAAGCATGGGAAAAAGTTCAAGACATGCCCGCGCACTGGAAAGCGTTCTATCGTTATCACGCGACGTTGATGGAACCCTGGGACGGTCCCGCCGCGGTCGCGTTCTCCGATGGGCGCGTCGTCGGCATGACGCTCGACCGGAATGGCTTGCGCCCCGCGCGCTACCTCGTCACCGACGATGGTCTCGTCGTCGCGTCGTCCGAAGCGGGTGCGCTCGAAGTAGACCCAGGACGTGTGATCGAAAAAGGCAAACTCGGTCCAGGTCAAATGATCGTCGCCGATTTAGCGCGCGGCGAGTTGTGGCACAATGAGCGCGTGAAGGATTTTTACGCGTCGCGCGCGCCGTATGGCGAATGGCTGGATGCGAACATTCGAACCTTGAGTGCAGAGGAGCAGGGGAGCAAGGGTGCAGAGGAAATAACTTCTCCCCTGCTCCACAGCACTTCTGCCCCCTTGCTGACCCTACATGCCGCATTCGGCTACACCGACGAAGAACTCGGCGTCATCGTCAAGCCGATGGCGAACGACGGCGCAGAACCAATTGGCTCGATGGGCGACGACACGCCGCACGCGGTCTTGTCCGATTTCGAGCGACCACTCTATCACTTTTTCCGGCAACGCTTTGCCCAGGTCACGAATCCGCCGATTGATCCACTGCGCGAAGAACTCGTGATGTCGGTGCGCGCGATCCTGGGTGCGCGCGGCAACGTCTTGACCGAAGCGCCCGCGCACGCGCGCGTGCTCGAACTCGCGTCGCCGATCCTCACCGACGATCAACTCGATACGATTCGCGCGCGGAACGATGCGTTCCCACACGCGACGCTCGACGCAACGTTCGACGCGCGCGACCCGGACGCGCTCGAACGCGCGGTCGGGCGCGTGTGCCGCGAGGCGCAACGCGCGGCTGAAAACGGCGAAACGATTTTGATTCTCAGCGACCGCGCGATCAGCGCGACGCGCGCGCCGATTCCGATGTTGCTCGCGGTGAGCGCGGTGCATCACCACCTTTTGCGGATCGGCAAACGCTGGCGCACGAGTTTGATCGCGGAGGTTGGCGATGCGCGCGATGTGCACCAGTTCGCGTGTCTCATCGGTTTTGGCGCGAACGCGCTCAATCCGTACCTCGCACTCGCCAGCGCGCGCGCGGCGTCGAAAAAAGATTTGGTCGCGGACCGCGCGGAAGAAAATTTCGTCCACGCCGCCGAAAAAGGCATTTTGAAAATCATGTCGAAAATGGGTATCGCCACACTTGATGCGTATCACGGCGCGCAAATTTTCGAGATCATCGGGATTGATCACGCGGTTGTCGCGCGAAATTTTCCGGGCACGCCCGCGCATGTCGGCGGCATCGGTCTGCGCGTCATCGCGCAAAAGGTGTTGGAGCATCACGCGCACGCGTTTCACCGCGCGAGCACGCACCTCAAGAATTACGGTTTCTTCAAGTACAAAAAAGACGGCGAGCATCACACGTACAATCCGCCGGTCGTGCAGACCTTGCACGCCGCGGTGCGCACGCCGGGCGCGCTCAATGGCGGTTTCCGCGAAGCGTTCGCCAAATATCGCGATTACGTTTCCGCCGTGCACACGCGCACGACCGAAATCTCAGATCATCTTGACATCGCGTTCGGCAATGCGATTCCGATTTCGCGCGTCGAACCGGCGTCCGCAATCATCCAGCGTTTTTCCGCCGCCGCGATGTCGCACGGCGCGCTCTCGCTCGAAGCGCACATCGCGATGACCGAGGCGTTGAACCGGCTCGGCGCGAAAAGCAACAGCGGCGAAGGCGGCGAAGCGCCCGCGCGTTACAACTCGTCTGCGAACAGTCGCATCAAGCAAGTGGCGTCGGGGCGCTTCGGCGTGACGCCGGCGTACTTGATGTCGGCGGACGAATTGCAAATCAAAATGGCGCAAGGATCGAAACCGGGGGAAGGCGGACAACTGCCGAGCCACAAAGTCACCGCCGAGATCGCGGCGATTCGTTACAGCCAACCTGGGATCGCGTTGATTTCGCCGCCGCCACATCACGACATTTACAGCATCGAAGACCTGGCGCAGTTGATCTACGATTTGAAGCGCATCAATCCGCGCGCGCGCGTCTCGGTGAAACTTGTCGCCGAGTCCGGCGTCGGCACGATTGCCGCGGGCGTCGCGAAAGCGTTCGCCGACATTGTGCAGATCAGCGGACATTCCGGCGGCACCGGCGCGTCGCCGCTCAGTTCGATCAAGCACGTCGGCGCGCCTTGGGAAATCGGACTCGTCGAAACGCAACATGTGCTCGTCGCGAATGATCTGCGCGGGCGCGTGCGGATTCGCGTGGACGGCGGATTCAAGACCGCGCGGCACGTCATCGTCGCGGCGTTGCTGGGCGCGGACGAATTTTCGTTCGGCACCGCGCCGCTCATCGCGAGCGGATGCGTGATGGCGCGCGCGTGTCATCTCAACACCTGTCCGACCGGCATCGCGACGCAAAAAGAGGAACTGCGAAAAAAGTTTCCGAATCAGCCGGAATGGATTATGGCGTTCTTCCAATTTCTCGCCGAAGAGACGCGCGAATATCTTGCCGCGCTCGGCGCGCGTTCGCTCGACGAGATCATCGGACGCGTCGAGCGATTGTCCATCGCGACGCGCCACACTTCGATGCCCGTCGGCGCGCCGAGCGAAATGGCGATGGCGATGGCGGAATAG
- a CDS encoding M20/M25/M40 family metallo-hydrolase: MKKLAPSVLSLCQQLVRVPSFSGDEKLAADIAARALRDLGFDDVRADTYGNVIAIRRGARPGKTILLDAHLDVVPVTNRDEWTRDPFSGELADGKVWGRGACDDKGPLAAMICAAASIPRAELAGQIIVSASVCEENLTGAAFAHILDQHPADFVIVGEPTELKLGVAQKGRAGIVVHARGKSAHTSRPELGDNAVYKMLEVVNRVRALELPSDPQLGRSIIELTEIVSEPLPGAGFVPHACHARFVERMLPEASREHIGAQWNDIVAGIAGITWEFDELAQRCYTGAMLATLDFIAGWRANETWVGKLCDALRAAGLPGETFAAPFGTNASASAACGIPTFILGPGSIEQAHIVDEWIAVEELAMGERAYRELIRAAIR; encoded by the coding sequence ATGAAGAAACTCGCGCCCTCTGTTCTCTCCCTCTGCCAGCAACTTGTCCGCGTCCCCAGTTTTTCCGGCGATGAGAAACTCGCGGCGGACATTGCCGCACGCGCGCTGCGCGACCTGGGTTTCGACGACGTTCGCGCCGACACGTACGGCAATGTGATTGCCATTCGACGCGGCGCGCGTCCCGGCAAAACGATCTTGCTCGACGCGCATCTCGATGTCGTCCCGGTGACGAATCGCGATGAGTGGACGCGCGATCCGTTCAGCGGTGAACTCGCCGACGGAAAAGTTTGGGGACGCGGTGCGTGCGACGACAAGGGACCACTCGCTGCGATGATTTGCGCGGCGGCAAGCATCCCACGCGCTGAACTCGCCGGACAAATCATCGTCTCCGCATCCGTGTGCGAAGAAAATCTCACTGGCGCGGCGTTCGCGCACATTCTCGATCAACACCCCGCCGATTTCGTCATCGTCGGCGAACCGACCGAACTGAAACTTGGCGTCGCGCAAAAAGGACGCGCGGGTATCGTCGTTCACGCGCGCGGTAAGAGCGCACATACGTCGCGTCCGGAACTGGGTGACAACGCGGTCTACAAAATGCTTGAGGTCGTTAATCGCGTGCGCGCGTTAGAGTTGCCAAGCGATCCCCAACTCGGACGTAGCATCATCGAGTTGACCGAAATCGTATCCGAGCCGCTTCCCGGCGCCGGGTTTGTGCCGCACGCGTGCCACGCGCGCTTCGTCGAGCGAATGCTCCCCGAAGCATCGCGCGAACACATCGGCGCGCAGTGGAACGACATCGTTGCCGGAATCGCGGGTATCACTTGGGAATTCGACGAGCTCGCGCAGAGGTGTTACACCGGCGCGATGCTTGCCACGTTGGATTTCATCGCGGGCTGGCGCGCGAATGAAACCTGGGTCGGCAAGCTGTGCGACGCGTTGCGCGCGGCAGGATTGCCCGGCGAAACATTCGCCGCGCCATTCGGCACAAACGCGTCCGCGAGCGCGGCGTGTGGCATCCCCACGTTCATTCTCGGACCTGGCTCCATCGAGCAAGCGCACATCGTGGATGAATGGATCGCAGTGGAGGAATTGGCGATGGGAGAACGCGCGTATCGGGAATTGATTCGCGCGGCGATACGGTGA
- a CDS encoding type II toxin-antitoxin system VapC family toxin: protein MAYPLKTFTEDAIYLDTMLPYMLVRGIDPAVKVFFEKIEHGVLIAYTSALTFDELAYRFLLALIKERHAGAPLDYLRANEEQAIAEFAPQIVVELNRLRTLPNLTVLDVFVSDLDVMSEAMTQYHLRPRDALHFAALQRVGCFALASNDPHFDRIPTIKRYTL, encoded by the coding sequence ATGGCATACCCGTTAAAGACTTTTACCGAAGATGCCATTTATCTTGACACGATGCTTCCTTACATGCTCGTGCGCGGGATTGACCCTGCTGTCAAGGTGTTCTTCGAAAAGATCGAACACGGGGTGTTGATTGCGTACACTTCAGCGTTGACCTTTGACGAGTTGGCGTATCGCTTTTTACTGGCGTTAATCAAAGAGCGACACGCGGGAGCGCCGTTAGATTATCTCCGCGCGAACGAAGAACAAGCCATCGCAGAATTCGCGCCGCAAATCGTTGTCGAGCTGAATCGCTTACGAACATTGCCTAACTTGACCGTCCTTGACGTTTTTGTATCCGACCTCGACGTGATGAGCGAGGCAATGACGCAATACCACCTGCGCCCACGCGACGCGTTGCACTTTGCCGCGCTGCAACGCGTCGGTTGTTTTGCGTTGGCAAGTAACGATCCGCACTTTGATCGTATTCCCACGATCAAACGGTACACGCTTTGA
- a CDS encoding 4Fe-4S binding protein, producing the protein MFYGHPNDTYEFRVTEELCIGCGFCAAACPSGIWTMVPNLLEEMEKE; encoded by the coding sequence ATGTTTTACGGGCATCCAAACGACACGTACGAATTTCGCGTGACGGAAGAGTTGTGCATCGGTTGCGGGTTCTGCGCCGCCGCGTGTCCCAGCGGCATCTGGACGATGGTGCCGAATTTGTTGGAGGAGATGGAGAAGGAATAA
- a CDS encoding AAA-like domain-containing protein, with protein sequence MFNNQLNPFLYGKPVPSNQHIGRRTEIRTLFSRLANGESSAIVGEPHIGKSSLLRYLCEESVRREWFGKVSEQQLCTEIDCEMLSTNFTPNDFWQFVLTRVGEITDGDELKQQCEIVAQNDFGSFTLEAMFKLLAKQERRVVLLIDEFDTLLNHPNFNKAEFFGALRSFATRTDGLAIITASRMSVAQMNRKSHELNPFGSPFFNNSIEVRLLPFAREDAQQLLEATLARGDAKIRFSSTDFDWLFSLAGRQPFLIQVAGASLYDVIANGDVGDARYANTTALFHQRAAAHFADFWRHLTDEEKRALFLLALAEYRGYADGRSFDIGKLGKLERFGPELRHLRELGIVESEPAPNSVAWLGENWRVASAGIVTWLMENVVTGLRTTKDFDSIQGWEFMGPITKDEFTRLKDIASKIPPGAIKAGVEFLKSLIKK encoded by the coding sequence ATGTTTAATAATCAATTGAATCCCTTCCTCTACGGCAAACCGGTTCCATCGAATCAACACATCGGTCGGCGCACCGAAATTCGAACGCTGTTCTCGCGCCTCGCGAACGGCGAAAGTAGCGCGATTGTCGGCGAGCCGCACATCGGCAAATCGTCACTCCTGCGTTATCTCTGCGAGGAAAGTGTGCGGCGTGAGTGGTTTGGCAAAGTTTCGGAGCAACAACTATGCACCGAAATTGATTGCGAAATGCTATCCACGAATTTCACGCCGAACGATTTTTGGCAATTTGTGCTAACGCGCGTCGGCGAGATTACCGACGGCGACGAGTTGAAACAGCAGTGCGAGATCGTCGCACAAAACGATTTCGGATCGTTCACGCTCGAAGCGATGTTCAAACTACTGGCGAAACAAGAACGGCGTGTCGTTTTGCTGATTGACGAGTTCGATACGCTTCTCAATCATCCTAACTTTAACAAGGCAGAATTTTTTGGCGCGTTGCGTTCCTTCGCTACACGTACCGATGGCTTGGCGATCATCACCGCAAGCCGCATGTCAGTCGCGCAGATGAATCGCAAGAGCCACGAACTCAACCCGTTCGGTTCGCCATTCTTCAACAACAGCATCGAAGTTCGCCTGCTTCCATTTGCACGCGAGGACGCGCAACAACTGCTCGAAGCGACACTCGCACGCGGCGATGCCAAAATTCGTTTTTCGTCTACCGATTTCGATTGGCTCTTTTCGCTTGCAGGACGACAGCCGTTTCTCATCCAGGTCGCGGGCGCATCGCTCTACGACGTGATTGCGAACGGCGACGTGGGCGACGCACGTTATGCCAACACGACCGCGCTCTTTCACCAACGCGCCGCAGCACACTTTGCCGACTTCTGGCGACACCTCACCGATGAAGAAAAACGTGCGTTGTTTCTTCTCGCACTTGCTGAATATCGCGGCTACGCGGATGGTCGCTCATTTGACATTGGCAAACTTGGCAAACTGGAACGGTTCGGACCTGAATTGCGTCACTTGCGCGAACTTGGTATCGTTGAATCAGAACCGGCACCAAACTCAGTAGCGTGGCTGGGTGAAAATTGGCGCGTGGCATCGGCAGGAATCGTGACTTGGTTGATGGAGAATGTAGTAACCGGATTGCGGACTACAAAGGACTTTGATTCAATTCAGGGCTGGGAATTTATGGGACCGATCACCAAAGACGAATTCACAAGACTAAAAGACATTGCAAGCAAAATTCCACCCGGTGCAATCAAAGCAGGGGTAGAATTCCTCAAGAGTTTGATCAAGAAGTAA